From the genome of Uranotaenia lowii strain MFRU-FL chromosome 1, ASM2978415v1, whole genome shotgun sequence, one region includes:
- the LOC129743933 gene encoding protein O-GlcNAcase, whose protein sequence is MAESSNAGLDRQPQAAGGSLLVAGNAEELNKSAPDSEPGKQGFICGVVEGFYGRPWTTEQRKDLFRKLKQWGMDSYIYAPKDDYKHRAYWRDLYTVEEADHLTALISAAHEQNINFYYALSPGLDITYSSTKEVSILKRKLDQVSQFGCKAFALLFDDIEPGMCKSDKEVFQSFAHAQVSVTNEVYNHLNCPRFLFCPTQYCSTRAVPNVKQSEYLNTLGSKLIQAIDIMWTGPKVISKLLTVESIQEITEVIKRPPVIWDNLHANDYDQKRVFLGPYSGRSPELIPLLRGVVTNPNCEFHANSIAIQTLAFWSKCQADTKISSSISSDIKLETENEEGICQEEAPAFLSENVYHPRLALKNAISNWLPEFYQQKEAWGPICKPQPAVTMVMPIIPIIPSVNTCMTLTSTNTTTTTSTSTLPVPEVNTTQLQLFADVCSTVTSTPENIPAPIMNSLVSATKVVTNESLPNPMAAAVSNITIPPTIPISSIPVPIMSIKANGDLLVQGEAAPLKTDAERGLNDSEVPPGGIGEPLEEDAVIENDIEQKQLDESMEKRKSDPSGAAISLMVDEDLKTKEDSEISLEKKDLPTEVNMLEEGEEKSDCCEVRMVDLEENEVKMADASSEMEEKMTDIDDQGGVINQVKIHIDEDAKENEPFHCAGSTHGGICAEPMECGSNFTSPKHMLKTHFDDVLMSETTSTGSGSMQIESSDTSLTSNAEMVEEKNTTNKDITATDLTLLCDLFYLPFEHGSRALQLLTDFHWLRMHANVLCSRGRRANKNTSESCCNGTPSTSSASLNTVGGMEVKEGCDKSEVQEWLRRSESFENLVQNILQLADKIARCANKELCYDLFSYIWDIVAVLSLLSAFVKWLALGHFPPTINSFTQGGYTWFSKGWKETFMSGDQEPWVFRGGLVSDLQRLIPLDAGNDLFLYKLPETSSVKLYTFRPYVFTDELILYDLFLRTANEGDGFIESLPEPLKDVVADRFLGPFLTLSPQFCMVVEDPNTSVVGYACAALDAKVFLRNLEQCWIPEMCLKYPLSTLEGLQLIPESDESNESECGTPKSLQQQASECIKYFHTFKNEYPPSVLRSHPAIMCCGILKDNLADDETVCKRIITVLLAALRSNGSNFGVHVCLDQSDRFLYQLYSKLGFVEIYREDSKLYLGRTF, encoded by the exons ATGGCCGAATCCTCCAATGCGGGTTTGGATCGACAACCTCAGGCAGCAGGAGGAAGTTTGTTGGTCGCCGGAAATGCCGAGGAACTCAACAAATCAGCGCCTGATTCTGAGCCTGGAAAACAGGGTTTCATCTGTGGTGTTGTTGAAGGATTTTATGGACGTCCGTGGACTACGGAGCAACGAAAGGATCTATTCCGAAAACTTAAACAATGGG GTATGGATTCGTACATTTATGCACCGAAGGACGATTATAAGCACCGGGCATACTGGAGGGATCTATATACAGTTGAAGAGGCGGACCACTTGACGGCATTGATAAGTGCGGCCCATGAGCAGAACATCAACTTCTACTACGCCTTATCCCCCGGGTTGGACATAACATACAGCAGCACGAAGGAAGTGAGCATTTTGAAACGCAAACTAGATCAAGTGTCGCAGTTCGGCTGTAAAGCATTTGCGCTTTTGTTTGACGATATCGAACCAGGGATGTGCAAATCGGATAAAGAAGTGTTCCAAAGTTTCGCCCACGCTCAGGTTTCGGTTACGAATGAGGTTTACAATCACCTAAACTGCCCACGTTTTCTGTTTTGCCCGACCCAGTACTGCAGTACTAGAGCCGTCCCCAACGTTAAACAATCGGAATACCTGAATACTCTCGGATCTAAGCTGATCCAAGCGATAGATATCATGTGGACTGGACCGAAAGTTATCTCTAAACTTTTAACCGTAGAATCGATTCAGGAGATCACCGAAGTGATTAAGCGACCACCTGTCATCTGGGACAACTTGCATGCGAATGATTACGATCAGAAGCGGGTGTTTCTTGGTCCCTATTCAGGTCGTTCTCCGGAGCTGATTCCGCTACTGCGAGGAGTAGTAACAAACCCCAACTGCGAATTTCACGCCAATTCTATCGCCATCCAGACGTTGGCATTCTGGAGCAAATGCCAAGCCGATACGAAAATTAGCTCCTCCATTTCGTCTGATATCAAGCTGGAAACGGAGAATGAGGAGGGAATATGTCAGGAGGAGGCACCGGCTTTTCTATCCGAGAACGTGTACCATCCACGATTGGCACTCAAGAATGCCATTAGCAACTGGTTGCCGGAGTTCTATCAGCAAAAGGAAGCCTGGGGCCCAATCTGTAAGCCGCAACCAGCTGTTACAA TGGTTATGCCAATAATACCCATCATTCCATCCGTGAACACCTGCATGACGCTGACCTCGACAAACACGACAACGACAACCAGTACTAGTACGTTGCCGGTACCGGAAGTGAACACCACGCAGCTGCAGCTCTTTGCCGATGTGTGTAGCACCGTAACGTCGACGCCAGAAAACATTCCTGCCCCCATCATGAACTCGCTGGTATCGGCAACCAAGGTGGTGACCAACGAATCCCTGCCGAATCCGATGGCCGCTGCCGTCAGCAACATCACCATTCCTCCGACGATTCCGATTTCCAGCATACCGGTACCGATTATGAGCATTAAAGCCAACGGGGACTTACTCGTTCAGGGCGAAGCCGCTCCGCTGAAGACTGACGCCGAGCGGGGTTTGAATGATAGCGAAGTGCCCCCTGGTGGCATCGGTGAACCTTTGGAAGAAGACGCTGTGATTGAGAATGACATAGAGCAAAAACAGTTGGACGAGTCAATGGAAAAGCGGAAATCGGATCCTTCTGGTGCTGCTATATCTCTTATGGTTGATGAAGATCTGAAAACGAAGGAGGACTCTGAAATTAGTTTGGAGAAAAAAGATTTGCCAACTGAGGTCAATATGCTCGAGGAAGGTGAAGAGAAGAGTGATTGCTGTGAGGTGAGGATGGTCGATCTGGAAGAAAACGAAGTCAAGATGGCTGATGCTAGTAGTGAAATGGAGGAAAAAATGACAGATATCGATGATCAAGGAGGGGTCATCAATCAGGTGAAGATTCATATCGATGAAGATGCCAAGGAGAACGAACCGTTCCACTGTGCTGGCTCAACACATGGCGGAATTTGTGCGGAACCGATGGAGTGTGGAAGTAATTTCACCTCACCAAAACATATGCTGAAAACACATTTTGACGATGTGCTGATGTCGGAAACAACTTCG acTGGTTCTGGTAGTATGCAAATTGAAAGCTCCGATACATCCCTCACATCAAATGCGGAGATGGTAGAAGAAAA gaatacCACTAACAAAGACATCACAGCGACTGATCTCACACTGTTGTGTGATCTGTTTTATTTACCATTCGAACATGGTAGCAGAGCGCTGCAGCTCTTAACGGATTTCCACTGGTTGAGAATGCATGCTAACGTTCTGTGTAGTCGCGGCAGAAGGGCTAATAAAAACACATCAGAAAGCTGCTGCAATGGAACACCAAGCACGTCCAGTGCATCGTTGAACACCGTTGGTGGAATGGAAGTCAAGGAAGGTTGTGACAAGAGCGAAGTGCAGGAGTGGTTGCGACGGTCCGAGTCATTCGAAAATctagttcaaaatattttacaattagCCGATAAGATAGCTCGATGTGCAAATAAGGAACTCTGCTATGATTTGTTCTCGTACATTTGGGACATCGTGGCCGTACTCTCATTGCTAAGTGCATTCGTGAAATGGTTAGCCCTAGGTCATTTCCCACCGACCATCAATTCGTTCACCCAAGGGGGATATACAT GGTTCAGCAAGGGTTGGAAGGAAACGTTTATGTCCGGGGATCAGGAACCTTGGGTTTTCCGGGGTGGCCTTGTTTCGGATCTACAACGTCTGATTCCATTAGACGCCGGTAACGATCTTTTTCTGTACAAGCTTCCCGAAACTTCCAGCGTTAAACTTTACACCTTCCGGCCGTATGTGTTCACCGACGAGCTGATACTTTATGATCTCTTCCTTCGAACCGCCAATGAAGGGGATGGGTTTATCGAATCACTTCCGGAGCCGCTAAAAGATGTTGTAGCAGATCGATTTCTGGGACCATTCCTGACACTGTCCCCACAGTTTTGTATGGTTGTCGAAGATCCGAACACAtccgtcgttggctacgcctgTGCCGCTCTCGATGCGAAAGTGTTTCTCCGGAATCTCGAACAGTGTTGGATACCAGAGATGTGTCTGAAGTACCCTTTGTCAACACTGGAGGGCTTGCAACTCATTCCGGAATCGGATGAGTCCAATGAATCTGAATGCGGTACTCCCAAAAGTTTACAACAACAAGCTAGCGAATGTATCAAATACTTCCACACTTTCAAGAATGAGTACCCTCCCTCGGTGCTTCGATCACATCCGGCCATCATGTGTTGCGGTATACTGAAGGACAACCTTGCAGATGATGAAACAGTATGCAAGAGGATTATAACTGTCCTGTTAGCAGCCCTTCGCTCGAATGGATCCAACTTTGGGGTTCATGTTTGCTTGGATCAAAGCGACCGATTCCTTTATCAGCTCTACTCCAAGCTCGGTTTTGTGGAGATATATCGCGAAGACTCAAAACTGTACCTTGGTCGAACTTTCTGA